A window of Fusarium verticillioides 7600 chromosome 7, whole genome shotgun sequence genomic DNA:
TGTTAAATATCCTACCCTAGACAATGCAACTTGGGTCAGTCAGTCTCAATACCCAAACGCCATGCGCCGCTTGAAAATGAACAGAAATACGACAGTAAAACCACCCAGAAACCGATGCCACAGTTATCCGTTCTGTCCACATTttcaatggatggatgacttGAATAACAATGGCCGATGCCTGGCGAAGGGTGAGAGACCGCCAGATGCTTGACAATTGTCCAAACACCGAGAGTCTGCGTTCCCCCTCAAAACGCAAGTTTTGATAACATAGTGGCCGATATGTTTTGAGTTGGGTGATCAACCTAGTCTCTTGGCTCACTTTTCCTATCGTCGTCACCTTCAccttgctcctcttccttctccaaagCACTGCGCAGcctctcttcttgtcgcttCCAATGACCTCCCTCTTCATAGTCTGCGCTGATCTTCAATGCTTTCCGTAGTCGTTCgctctccttgatcttggcatcgGCCATCTCGTGAACCTGGTGTTGCTTGAATGTCTTTCTTTGACCGCCTCTCCTCCCAGAATTCATCTCGGCAAGGAGTTTTTGTCGGAGCTCGTCGCATCGCCTATCgatctcatcttcgtcgACCCTTGGTCATGTTAGCACAGTCAGCTTTGCAATTGGATGTATTCAAATCTgtactcttcttcttcaagcttgtcCCTCAAGTCAAAGACCTTAACTTCGACCTCACGCTTGCGGTCATGCTCCAGGATTCCCTTATCTGGCTGGCGTTGCTTGTGTCGCAAGCTATCGAGGTCTTTGGGATAAGGAGCGCCGTAGTCGCGAGGCTTGATCTGGGCAAGGTTGCGTTGGACGTAGCCCGAGGTGCCACTGCCTCGGGGAGTGTTGAGACCAACGTTATCAGACATTATGGAGTAGGCAAAGTGTTGTGTTTTGAATCGCTGAAACAATTGTTGGTATAAGTTGGCGCGCAGATAGGTAATGTCATGGACAATTGAGATCTGTGATGGATGCGACAGCAACAGGCAAGGTGGATATGATGTACCTAGCTGGTATGTAGTTAGGACCCTTCTCTGCCGCTGTCGCTCCAGCTAAATCTTGACCGCCTACCTCTCTCGgaagataagataagcaaTTATCgcccctccatcatggaGGGGCATGGAATATTTGGATAATTTGTAAGTGAGTCAACATTTGAACGTCGACAGCATGGTCCGTCATTTTTTGATCTTTTCACATAAGTAACATAAAAATTGGATACCAAGTACTTCTCATACTATAAGTCTTTGATTCAAGACCTTGGATAACACCCAAGATGCCTCACGTTCCCGCTTCAGCTGAAGCTAACAGCCAAGGCGATGCGCCTGAGCTCGTTTTCCCACCAGTCACCAAAGATCACATCCAAAACTGCTCCTACGACTCCTGGTTTCCCAAATACCGAAGCTCGTGTCTCAAATCTCGCATAATAGCACTGCCGCCTTCATTCGTTGAGTATATCCATGAAGACGGTATAGTTCttgcagatgatgacgacgagaatCAAGACGAGCCTGAAGAAGAGTGGCATGCATCATCCAATACATCTGCAAGGCCTCAAATTAAGGATCCTGACTCGtcagatgacgaggaagacgaacCTGAAAGGCTCCCTCCTAACCAGAGATTCCCGGAGACtcacaatctcatcaaagagAAGATTGCAGAATTAGGTGGCTCAGTTGCGCCCAAGTTGAACTGGTCTTCACCAAAGGATGCCAAGTGGATTTCGCCTCACCAAAACACACTCAAGTGCACAACTCCAAACGACATATACCTACTCCTCAAGtcatcttcttttgtttctcacGATCTCGATCACGCCTTTGAAGACTGCACTCCGAGACCTCCGACCAAACCATATGCGCCCATTCTTGTTTTGAGACCATTCTTCACCCCTCATGTGGCCCTCGAATTTCGATGTTTCGTCAAGCACAGAACTCTCATTGGCATCACACAGCGAGATCTCAATCATTATGATTTCTTAGAGCAGATTCGACCTCAGCTGTGGCGTAAGATCAAGACATTCTTCCGAGAGAAACTGAGGTTCACATTTCCTGACGCcagcttcgtctttgatgtTTATATTCCCGAGAACTCCTTTGAGAAAGATGGACTTGGGAAAGTCAGGTTAATGGACATCAACCCATGGGCTCCTAGAACAGACAGTCTCCTTTTTGGCTGgcaagagcttcttgagatggatgtcaAGAACCCCCTCTATGGAACCTCAAGCAATGAGGCCGGTGCGGATGTCAATGGCGATGACACAGTCACAGAGggtgaggacgaggatgacgatattGAGTACCGGCCTGAGATGAGCCCTGAATTCCGGATAATAGAAAAGGATGACCCAGCTGCGTACAATTTTAGTAGCCCACAATACTCAGCGCACAAGCTACCAAAAGAGGTAGTAGATGCAAGCATGGGTGGCCAGGGAGGGTTGATGGAGTTTGCGATGCAGTGGAAGGAAATCACCGAGggacgaggagatggaatTTGGGAACAGGCAGCTGGTGCTAGGCAATAAAGTCTCAGAGCCAGATAGCATGGACAGCCTATTGAAGAGTGAATTGATCATCTACTCGTCCATCCATTGAATAAGCCATTGGACAACATTGAATAGAACCGAGTTTAGAGCATCGATATGCCCAACaaatgatggaagaagaggcagagattTAGTGAAGAGAGTTGCTGTATGATATTTTGGATGTTCTCCAGTTCAATGAGTTGAGTTTACCAATTTCATAGGGGTTGAGCACGTCGATTTGGTGAACTTGAGCAGAGGCACTCCTGCATAGAGCCGCATGTTGACCAAAGCTTGTGCCGTACTTGCAATTGAATGAGAGTGAATCATCTACGGTGCCAGTGAATTAACTAGACGCTTCTATGATCGAATTTACGTCAGAGAAATGAATCTGCCTGCCTATAACAAGTGATCTCGCCCGCTGGCGTACTGTGCTAAAGCGCGAGATGCACGGTACGTGGAAAACGCGATAAACAGTGGGGTCACTATGCCAACAGGTCCCCGCTACTTTTGGCCTCGACCTgcttctctcttttctttttccctctcttctttttgtcacCCACCCTTTTAACCCTTGTTAAGAATATATTCGCACTCATATCAAATTACCTGCTGTCACTGCTCATATTTTCTTCTCTTATCATACATCAGTTGGCGGTCTCTCAAGGACTCTGTATAAGTCTACCTTGTGATTCTTCAGCAACTCTCGAGCTTTGCTTCTCGCCCTTTGTCTTCAGAATGGGTAAAATGAAGGCTGCGCGCACTTCGCGCCGACACACCCCCCTCTCCAATACTGGAGGAACACGCTCTTCAAACCGTATTGCTGCGAAGAAGGAGACCAAGGGAACGAAGCAAGCTGGGCCGAGCCAGAAGAGAGCTCCACCTGCTCCTCGTGAtcgctcctcttctcaggaAACTCTCAAGAACTCGAGTGATTCATCCCAGGAACCTCCCTTCAGCAGCTTTAGCAGCTACAACACCAATGAGTATGCTGAGCTTCCCACACTTGCGCCCAGACACTTACTCAATACCATAGTAGCCACCCAGCTGAGCAGGTCCAGGGAAGCCTGGCTCTCGCTCACCGTAATCCTCAGGTTCATGGCACCGTTGCTACGTCCTCTGGTCCTTCCAACAACGCAGCTGGAACATTGACAGCTGGTGACGTCGCTCTAGAAATCTATGGCAACAGAATCGTGATCGACAGCACTCTCGGCAAAAAGCTAGCCGGTGAAGCATCCCTACGACCCATCCGACAGCGTCGTTCTGACATGGTTCTCAACATGGAGCGCCGTAGCAATGTcgaagccttcttggctcaTCTCACTGGAGTCCAGGTCAGCCGTTCTTGCAAGAATTGCTCCAAAGGACACGGTCCCTGGTCTGAGTGTATCATCTATGATGGCCAGATGTGTGGTAGCTGCACAAACTGCTGGTTCAATGCCAGTGGTTCTCGTTGCACTTTCCACGGTAAGTTGACTCTTATGCCACACCGATATCATGAACCAACACTCACTTCCTTCAGAGAACAACCAGAACTCCATCTATGCCCCGGCACCATTGTACCACCCCCAATCTGCGGGAATGCCAACCCAGCCTTTTCAATACGCCCAGCTTAATCCCCTGGCGCTTCCCCAGGGCATCCTCCCTATGAACCCAGGAGCTGCCGTGTCTGTTTACGTGGATCCTCAAATGCGCAACCAGTTCGCTATGAACATGATCCAAGCCTTGGGACTCGGTTCCGGCAGATAGAATTTGTCAGGTCCCGCCAATAACATGGTCGGCAATGTTGTCTCAAATGTCGCTGCTATGAGCCAAGGAGAACGAAAGTTTGCACAGGTAGAGAGGGCTGCCGAGGAGCTCGGCATTCGCCTCGCGGAGTTGCATGACTTCCTTGCCACTTCTGACGGCAACGATTTCATGACCCAGCTTTCTGGGGTGACTGGTCCCCAGCAAATCTCTTCTGGTGATGACCACACCCAGGAGCCACTCTCCcaagagccttcttcacAGGACAATGCCCACCAGGAGCACGCTTCCGGAGACAGTTCTTCCGAAGACAGTTCTTCCTACGAGCCTTCCTCTCCAGAGCAGTCTGCTCAGCAAGCCTCGTCACAGGAAGGATTTTCTCAGGAGAATGTCGAAGCACGTCCTATGACATTGACTCTCTTAAACACCCCGCCATATGAGAACTGAGTGGTTCTATGCTCATTGAGGCCGCCGATGCACAACGCCTCCATTGAGCAAGGCTCAATGCTATGACGACCCTCAGCAATGCGTCTAACACGCAGAACATGAAAGAATAAAAAGACCAGGCAACGTACTATAGAGTTGTCGAGTGATGTGAGTCCACTCACATGGTTCGCTGGATCCTACTAACCAAATCACAGTACTCCTTGATGTCCCTTGGACCAGAATTTGGAACCCTTCGCTTATTGTGTTATCTCAAGTGAGTTTGCCGCCGATTTCGGGCTACTCTCTGTCTTGAGACTACTATTGGAATACGCATTGTGTCACCactggatgagaagaatgcgTACGAGCCCAACATACTCGTAGTTATGAGCGTGTACGCCATGTCGAGCAATAATCACCCACCATTTCATTTTTTCGAATCTTTCCTTTTTCAGTACCGCGCGGCTGGCTCGACTCAAGACACACGTCGCCAATCTTCGATATCCGTGCAGCTCAGCCGAACTATTTTCTTTACCAACTTGTATGATCATGTATTCAGGACAAACCGATAGCAAGGCTAGTGTGTGTATGGCAACTTCCAAGCAGTTTTGGAGGCCAGGCAGCCTGGGTTGGCTCTAGATGGAGATTGACTACTATCTGTACCATTATCGATCTCGAGCAAGAATGGATCAAATGCTCTGGGATGCTTTGATGCCGAGATTGTCGGATCTAGTCTATTAGGAGTAGCCTTAGAGCATAGTTTTCCTGACAAAATTGAGACAACCAAAAACAGACAAGATTATGAAACACGTGAGTCGCCATAGGATGTGACTATTTGCTGCGTATGTATATTTTCTATGAACGGTAGAAACTGGATCGCCGCCCCTCGTACGATCTTTGTGTGAAACATTCCCTTTTTGCCATCTCTCACGTGTATTTTGCCTCACAGGAAGGAGAACGAGGTTGAGTCAAGACACATGATTTTGTTTatctcggccttgaggaCATCATCATAAGCAAACATCCAACTGCTCCCACGCATGTCTCACATCAGAGACAAAACCTCCATAGTTCTGTAGGGAGATGGACCCGGATGTGTCCTCGTTGGGAAACGTGCGTGGGTAGCGCGCGTTTACATCCTCTGCTCTGGGCAAAAACGGGCACTGGGCTTGACTTCAAGACATACGCCAACAGAAAAGTGAGTCAAAACGCAAGCGAAAAGAGCAAACAAGACATGAGCAGGTGCGGAATTTGGCGACAGGCGGTGAGTTTGTTTCAGACGAAAGACGCGCCAAATCATTATTTTACGGTATACTTTGATAGTTGAAATTAAACGAGAAAACACCGCATCCGAGTGACGAGTAAACAATACGATGCTAACGTGCGGAGGGTAACAAGGCATGGGCGGTAGTGATAGTGGTAGTGGTAGGAAAGAGTTTCGTAATTAAACAAAGTAGATGACCACCATCCTCCATCGCCCGTACTGTTTAGATGCAAATAATGAccccttcttccagcctCGTCCGTCACGCTCTTGAACGGGCAAATCATATCTTCCCGACGTCATGGGCGGCCATGACCACTAGCCTTCgcggcttcatcatctgtggTCCACCGTTCTTAAAATCCTTCTCCCTTTAAAAAGACGTTTTTGTGATACAAGGCAACTCAACTCCCATCCATCAACCGGAAAATCCTTACAAAGAAACGGAACCAAGGTCGACCTGGGCACAGCCAAAGCTAGTAGTATATCTGGCGTAACGGGTGAGCCGGACCGTCAGTATCCGTCGTCGACCCAAGGAGTCACGCAGTTGTTGACTTGCGCCTTCGCTCCTCCGGTGTGACGAGTACAAGAAAAAATCGTGAGCCATATCCCCGTGGCCCATCTAAACAGTGTCGTTATTAAGTTCGAGGGTATTCGTGTTTTGTGAcagcaagaaaaaaaaagatcaTTTAGATGAGACCACAGAGACGCAGGTTCtcttggatgatgatatctgcAGCTTGTTAGAATACTGGAATTTGGACGACACTCGAGTCGGGGTAACTGACCGTTGACAGCCGCCATGACGAAGCGGATCTGAGTGGTATCGGTTGCGCAGGTGAAATGGGTATAGATCTGCTTGGTCTCGTGTTGGTTCAAACTGACGAAACGGTTGAGGATGTAATCGCAAGCCGCGGCATAGTCGTCACCGCCCTCGTAGTCGGGAAAGTAGTTCTTCATGGGGCTGACAGgcagcttctccttgaagcgatcgatcttgttgaggaacagAATGATCGATGTCTTGATGAACCACCTTGAGTTGCAGATGGAATCGAAGAGAGTAAGAGCCTCCTGCATTCGGTTGACagtctcatcctcaaacaGGAGCTGATCGTACTCAGAGATGGCAACCAGGAAAAGAATGGTGGTGACGTTCTCGAAGCAGTGAATCCACTTCTTTCGCTCGGATCTTTGACCACCGACGTCGAACATTCTGTATGTAAGGTCGCCGATGATGAATGTGGTCTCGGTAATACCGGTGGTCTTGACACGAGATCGGAGAACATCCTGGTCGTTTGGC
This region includes:
- a CDS encoding pre-mRNA-splicing factor CWC21 encodes the protein MSDNVGLNTPRGSGTSGYVQRNLAQIKPRDYGAPYPKDLDSLRHKQRQPDKGILEHDRKREVEVKVFDLRDKLEEEEVDEDEIDRRCDELRQKLLAEMNSGRRGGQRKTFKQHQVHEMADAKIKESERLRKALKISADYEEGGHWKRQEERLRSALEKEEEQGEGDDDRKSEPRD
- a CDS encoding guanine nucleotide-binding protein subunit alpha; protein product: MGCGMSTEEKEGKARNEEIENQLKRDKMMQRNEIKMLLLGAGESGKSTILKQMKLIHEGGYSRDERESFKEIIFSNTVQSMRVILEAMESLELPLEDQRMEYHVQTIFMQPAQIEGDVLPPEVGSAIEALWKDRGVQECFKRSREYQLNDSARYYFDNIARIAAPDYMPNDQDVLRSRVKTTGITETTFIIGDLTYRMFDVGGQRSERKKWIHCFENVTTILFLVAISEYDQLLFEDETVNRMQEALTLFDSICNSRWFIKTSIILFLNKIDRFKEKLPVSPMKNYFPDYEGGDDYAAACDYILNRFVSLNQHETKQIYTHFTCATDTTQIRFVMAAVNDIIIQENLRLCGLI